One segment of Amycolatopsis alba DSM 44262 DNA contains the following:
- the pqqE gene encoding pyrroloquinoline quinone biosynthesis protein PqqE translates to MDLNTSTAAPPLGMLAELTHRCPLHCPYCSNPVELIARDGELSTKEWLSVLTQARELGVLQVHMSGGEPLARPDLPILVEHATKLGCYVNLVTSGLGLTESRLDDLAERGIAHIQLSVQGATAERADRLAGARAHDRKLVVAGLIKKAGLPLSVNVVLHRQNHDQLAGIIDLAEKMGADRLELANTQYYGWALRNRDALMPTRRQLDEAEPIVRAATERLRGRMEIIYVVADYYEQYPKPCMYGWGARQLTVAPDGNVLPCPASTAIETLEFDNIRDKPLARIWYESSSFNAYRSEDWMSDTCGTCERRAIDFGGCRCQAFQLTGDASATDPVCSRSPDRGIVDLILATPPKADELVMRGPR, encoded by the coding sequence ATGGACCTGAACACCTCCACCGCGGCGCCGCCGTTGGGCATGCTGGCCGAACTGACCCATCGCTGCCCGCTGCACTGCCCGTACTGCTCGAACCCGGTCGAGCTGATCGCCCGCGACGGCGAACTGTCCACAAAGGAATGGCTGTCCGTGCTCACCCAGGCACGGGAGCTCGGCGTGCTTCAGGTACACATGTCCGGCGGCGAACCGCTCGCCCGGCCGGATCTGCCCATCCTGGTCGAGCACGCCACGAAACTGGGTTGCTACGTCAACCTGGTGACGTCCGGGCTCGGGCTGACGGAGTCCAGATTGGACGATCTCGCCGAACGGGGCATCGCGCACATCCAGCTGTCCGTCCAGGGCGCGACCGCGGAGCGCGCGGACCGGCTCGCCGGTGCACGGGCCCACGACAGGAAGCTGGTCGTCGCCGGACTGATCAAGAAGGCAGGCCTGCCGCTTTCGGTGAATGTCGTGCTGCACCGGCAGAACCACGACCAGCTCGCCGGGATCATCGACCTGGCCGAGAAGATGGGCGCGGACCGGCTCGAACTGGCGAACACGCAGTACTACGGCTGGGCACTGCGGAACCGCGACGCCTTGATGCCGACCAGGAGGCAACTCGACGAGGCCGAGCCGATCGTGCGGGCGGCCACCGAACGGCTGCGCGGCCGCATGGAGATCATCTACGTCGTCGCCGACTACTACGAGCAGTACCCGAAACCGTGCATGTACGGCTGGGGCGCGCGGCAACTGACCGTGGCGCCCGACGGGAACGTGCTGCCGTGCCCCGCGTCGACGGCGATCGAGACGCTGGAATTCGACAACATCCGGGACAAGCCGCTGGCGCGGATCTGGTACGAGTCCAGTTCCTTCAACGCCTATCGCAGCGAGGACTGGATGTCGGACACCTGCGGCACCTGTGAAAGGCGCGCGATCGACTTCGGCGGCTGCCGGTGTCAGGCGTTCCAGCTCACCGGTGACGCCTCGGCGACGGACCCGGTGTGCTCACGTTCGCCGGATCGCGGCATCGTCGATCTCATCCTCGCCACACCCCCGAAAGCGGACGAGCTCGTGATGCGGGGACCGCGATGA
- a CDS encoding maleate cis-trans isomerase family protein, which produces MPISPLTPPEPPSETTTIGFIYPDHAAEDDYPLAEQLLGGDMAGIKLPVEHIYGTDLHAVPELLDLGSESRLADGAALLAKHEPDAVMWACTSGSFVYGWEGARDQADRLAAVAGVPASSTSFAFVHAAHALRVRRVAVAASYPDDVARLFVEFLGAGGIEVVSMGSADIDTAAEVGELSPEAVVELAASGDHPAADALLVPDTAMRTLGEINTLETRLGKPVLTANQVTVWEGLRLTGRSPLVRTLGALFGQRGN; this is translated from the coding sequence GTGCCCATCAGCCCGCTCACCCCACCCGAACCGCCGTCCGAGACGACCACGATCGGTTTCATCTACCCCGATCACGCGGCCGAAGACGACTACCCGCTCGCGGAGCAGCTCCTCGGCGGCGACATGGCGGGGATCAAGCTGCCGGTCGAGCACATCTACGGGACCGATCTGCACGCCGTACCCGAACTCCTGGACCTCGGCAGCGAAAGCCGCCTCGCCGACGGTGCCGCGCTGCTGGCCAAGCACGAACCGGACGCGGTGATGTGGGCCTGCACCAGCGGCAGCTTCGTCTACGGCTGGGAAGGCGCCCGCGACCAGGCCGACCGGCTGGCCGCCGTCGCCGGCGTCCCGGCGTCGAGCACCTCCTTCGCCTTCGTCCACGCGGCCCACGCCCTCCGCGTCCGGCGGGTCGCGGTCGCCGCCAGCTACCCGGACGACGTCGCCCGGCTGTTCGTCGAGTTCCTCGGCGCGGGCGGGATCGAAGTGGTCTCGATGGGCAGTGCGGACATCGACACCGCCGCCGAAGTCGGCGAACTCAGCCCGGAAGCCGTCGTCGAGCTCGCGGCGAGCGGCGATCACCCGGCCGCCGACGCGCTGCTCGTCCCCGACACCGCCATGCGGACGCTCGGCGAGATCAACACGCTCGAGACCAGACTCGGCAAACCGGTGCTGACCGCCAACCAGGTCACCGTCTGGGAGGGCCTGCGGCTCACCGGGAGGTCTCCGCTCGTCCGGACGCTGGGCGCGCTGTTCGGGCAGAGGGGCAACTGA
- a CDS encoding maleate cis-trans isomerase family protein, with the protein MDFDLLEFEGPLAQRGIGVIAPFDLALERELWRWVPMEVSLHLARTPYEPVPVSMEMAQLVSDSRHLATATRDVLHVEPEVVAYLCTSGSFVNGVDYERSLTKAICDAGAPDAVTTSGALAEVLHQLDLHQVSVLTPYDGDLTGKLHDFLAELGVRTVSSDHLGLGGGIWKVSYRTIAERILAADHADADAIFVSCTNLPTYDLIEPLESALGKPVLTANQLTMWACLRRMNLPIVGPGKWLREVD; encoded by the coding sequence TTGGATTTCGACTTACTGGAGTTCGAAGGCCCTTTGGCGCAGCGCGGTATCGGCGTGATCGCTCCCTTCGACCTTGCCCTGGAACGTGAGCTGTGGCGCTGGGTGCCCATGGAGGTCTCCCTCCATCTGGCTCGGACGCCGTACGAGCCAGTGCCCGTCAGCATGGAGATGGCCCAGCTCGTCAGCGACAGCAGGCATCTCGCCACCGCCACGAGAGATGTGCTCCACGTGGAGCCCGAAGTGGTCGCCTACCTCTGCACCTCCGGAAGTTTCGTCAACGGTGTGGACTACGAACGCTCTCTGACCAAGGCGATCTGCGACGCGGGCGCGCCGGACGCCGTCACCACCTCCGGCGCTCTTGCCGAGGTCCTGCACCAGCTCGACCTCCACCAGGTCTCGGTGCTGACGCCCTACGACGGCGACCTGACCGGGAAGCTGCACGACTTCCTGGCCGAACTCGGCGTGCGCACAGTCTCGAGCGACCACCTCGGCCTCGGCGGTGGCATCTGGAAGGTCAGCTACCGGACCATCGCCGAACGCATCCTCGCCGCCGACCACGCCGACGCCGACGCTATCTTCGTCAGTTGCACCAACCTCCCCACTTACGATCTGATCGAGCCGCTCGAAAGCGCGCTCGGCAAACCCGTCCTCACCGCGAACCAGCTCACGATGTGGGCCTGCCTCCGGCGGATGAACCTGCCGATCGTCGGGCCCGGCAAGTGGCTCCGGGAGGTCGACTGA
- the pqqC gene encoding pyrroloquinoline-quinone synthase PqqC, which produces MSSSEFVAALRGLSHRYWGTHPFHRRMHDGGLSEYELKIWAANRWYYQCVLPQKDAAIISNCPVPEIRREWLDRIVYHDGAKAGDGGIERWLRLCAAVGLDREEVLDQRHVAPGVRFAVDAYVNFARTRPWLEAVASGLTEMFAGHLMQRRVADMLANYSWIAREDLDYFTNRIDKVSGEGKGTLDIVVRHAVTREQQEKAIAALSFKTDVLWSMLDAIERAAAKE; this is translated from the coding sequence ATGTCCTCGTCGGAATTCGTCGCGGCCCTGCGTGGACTTTCCCACCGCTATTGGGGTACTCATCCGTTCCATCGGCGGATGCACGACGGCGGACTGTCCGAGTACGAACTGAAGATCTGGGCCGCGAACCGCTGGTACTACCAGTGTGTGCTCCCGCAGAAGGACGCCGCGATCATCAGCAACTGCCCGGTGCCGGAAATCCGCCGGGAATGGCTCGACCGCATCGTCTATCACGACGGGGCGAAGGCCGGGGACGGCGGAATCGAGCGGTGGCTCCGCTTGTGCGCCGCGGTCGGCCTCGACCGCGAAGAGGTTCTCGATCAGCGGCACGTCGCCCCCGGTGTACGGTTCGCCGTCGACGCCTACGTGAATTTCGCCCGCACGAGACCTTGGCTCGAAGCGGTCGCTTCGGGGCTGACCGAAATGTTCGCCGGCCATCTCATGCAGCGGCGGGTCGCCGACATGCTGGCGAACTACTCGTGGATCGCGCGGGAAGACCTCGACTACTTCACCAATCGCATCGACAAGGTCTCCGGCGAGGGCAAGGGGACGCTCGACATCGTCGTACGGCACGCCGTCACCCGCGAACAGCAGGAGAAGGCGATCGCCGCGCTGTCGTTCAAGACCGACGTGCTCTGGTCCATGCTCGACGCCATCGAGCGCGCCGCGGCCAAGGAGTAA
- the pqqD gene encoding pyrroloquinoline quinone biosynthesis peptide chaperone PqqD, with translation MTTLEMGSVPRLRRGVRLSYDQTRETHVLLFPEGVLVPNPTAAAVLTLCDGVEDVAAIASALRKRYAGVREEEILDVLSRLGDRRIVEWT, from the coding sequence ATGACCACCCTCGAGATGGGCTCGGTGCCGCGGCTGCGGCGCGGAGTCCGGCTGAGCTATGACCAGACCAGGGAAACGCACGTCCTCCTGTTCCCCGAAGGCGTGCTCGTCCCGAATCCGACCGCCGCGGCCGTGCTCACGCTCTGCGACGGTGTCGAAGACGTCGCGGCGATCGCTTCGGCCTTGCGCAAGCGCTACGCCGGTGTGCGCGAGGAAGAAATCCTGGATGTCCTGTCCCGGCTGGGAGATCGGCGGATCGTCGAATGGACCTGA
- a CDS encoding amidase has protein sequence MNDIKLTASELVAAYATGELSPVEATQNALRVIEERDDEINAYCLVDAEGAIEQAKASEVRWRDGNPIGWLDGVPASIKDMFLTQGWPTLRGSRCIDPDQPWDVDSPVTARLRENGLVLLGKTTTPELAWKGVTDNTLTGITRNPHDLSTTAGGSSGGSAAAVAAGMGELSVGTDGGGSIRIPASFCGIVGLKPTHGRIPLFPASPFGPLSHAGPMARSVDDTALLLDVLAMPDYRDPAALAPPVSTFREAVRRDVRGLNAAYSPTLGYVDVDPEVAAIVKSAVQSLGDAGLYIEETDPGFTDPKPAFDILWSTGAAKWLDTFPAGSETKVDPGLRKVWESGKTFSASDYLGANAERAALGILMGEFHTRYDVLITPTLPIAAFEAGHEVPPGSGLSGWPDWTPFTYPFNMTQQPAISVPAGRTSSGLPVGLQIVGPRHSDDLVLAVAKLLEEVRPWP, from the coding sequence ATGAACGACATCAAGTTGACCGCTAGCGAGCTCGTCGCCGCGTATGCCACCGGAGAGCTGTCGCCGGTCGAGGCCACCCAGAACGCGTTGCGTGTCATCGAAGAACGAGACGACGAGATCAACGCCTATTGCCTTGTCGACGCCGAAGGCGCGATCGAACAGGCGAAGGCTTCCGAGGTCCGTTGGCGGGACGGTAATCCGATCGGCTGGCTCGACGGTGTCCCGGCTTCGATCAAGGACATGTTCCTGACGCAGGGCTGGCCGACGCTGCGTGGTTCGCGGTGCATCGACCCCGATCAGCCGTGGGACGTCGACAGCCCGGTCACCGCCAGGCTGCGTGAGAACGGCTTGGTACTGCTGGGAAAGACCACGACACCGGAACTCGCGTGGAAGGGCGTCACCGACAACACGCTGACCGGGATCACCCGCAACCCGCACGACCTGTCGACGACGGCAGGCGGGTCCAGCGGGGGAAGCGCCGCGGCCGTCGCGGCGGGGATGGGCGAACTGTCCGTCGGCACCGATGGCGGGGGCTCGATCCGGATTCCGGCTTCGTTCTGTGGAATCGTCGGTCTCAAACCGACACACGGCCGGATCCCGCTGTTCCCGGCGAGCCCGTTCGGGCCGCTCTCGCACGCCGGGCCGATGGCGCGTTCGGTGGACGACACAGCGCTGCTTCTCGACGTCCTCGCCATGCCCGACTACCGGGACCCGGCGGCGCTCGCCCCGCCGGTGTCGACCTTCCGCGAAGCCGTCCGCCGGGACGTACGCGGGCTGAACGCCGCCTACTCGCCGACGCTCGGCTACGTCGATGTCGACCCGGAGGTCGCGGCGATCGTCAAGTCGGCCGTCCAGTCGCTGGGCGATGCGGGCCTGTACATCGAAGAGACCGACCCCGGCTTCACCGATCCAAAGCCGGCCTTCGACATCCTGTGGTCGACGGGGGCGGCCAAGTGGCTGGACACTTTCCCCGCCGGTTCGGAGACCAAGGTCGATCCGGGACTGCGGAAGGTGTGGGAGTCCGGCAAGACCTTCTCGGCGAGCGACTACCTCGGCGCCAACGCCGAACGGGCCGCGCTGGGCATCCTGATGGGTGAGTTCCACACGCGTTACGACGTGCTGATCACGCCGACCCTGCCGATCGCCGCCTTCGAGGCCGGGCACGAGGTGCCGCCGGGCAGCGGGCTGAGCGGCTGGCCGGACTGGACGCCGTTCACCTACCCGTTCAACATGACCCAGCAGCCCGCCATCAGCGTCCCGGCAGGCCGCACCTCCAGCGGGCTCCCGGTCGGTCTGCAGATCGTCGGCCCGCGGCACTCCGATGACCTCGTCCTCGCGGTCGCGAAGCTCCTCGAAGAGGTCCGTCCCTGGCCGTGA
- the pqqA gene encoding pyrroloquinoline quinone precursor peptide PqqA — protein sequence MIETIEVWTTPDFVEYETPMEVTAYAARMED from the coding sequence ATGATCGAAACCATCGAGGTCTGGACCACGCCCGACTTCGTCGAGTATGAAACTCCCATGGAGGTCACCGCTTACGCGGCCCGTATGGAGGACTGA
- a CDS encoding aldo/keto reductase codes for MRTTTLGRSGLEVSRIAFGTWQLGGGWGSFDEDSAIAAIHHARELGATFFDTAQAYGFGKSEALLGKALREELKRDRDNLVIATKGGTKPRSERPRDSRREWLTQGIEDSLRFLDVDHIDLYQIHWPDPGTPAEETAGILQEFVDAGKIRHIGVSNYDAAALADFDKTRPVETLQPPYHLFRRDIEIDPLPYARENDIGVLVYSPLGSGLLTGSLTAETTFEKADWRSQSSAFTGETFRRNLAIVDRLKEFAADKGISVSQLAIAWTLARPGVHVAIVGARKAANIEASLAAADIDLSADELAEIDRLTADAVPVAGASPEGIA; via the coding sequence ATGCGTACGACGACATTGGGCAGGAGCGGCCTCGAGGTGTCGAGGATCGCCTTCGGCACCTGGCAGCTCGGCGGGGGCTGGGGTTCGTTCGACGAGGACTCGGCGATCGCCGCGATCCACCACGCCCGCGAACTCGGGGCCACCTTCTTCGACACCGCTCAGGCCTACGGTTTCGGGAAATCCGAAGCGCTGCTCGGGAAGGCGTTGCGCGAGGAACTCAAGCGCGACCGCGACAACCTCGTCATTGCAACGAAAGGCGGCACCAAGCCGCGTTCCGAGCGCCCGCGTGACTCCCGCCGCGAATGGCTGACGCAGGGGATTGAGGACAGCCTCCGCTTCCTCGACGTCGACCACATCGACCTCTACCAGATCCACTGGCCCGATCCCGGCACGCCCGCGGAGGAGACCGCGGGCATCCTCCAGGAGTTCGTCGACGCCGGGAAGATCCGGCACATCGGTGTCTCGAACTACGACGCCGCGGCGCTGGCCGACTTCGACAAGACCCGTCCGGTGGAAACCCTCCAGCCGCCGTATCACCTGTTCCGCCGTGACATCGAGATCGACCCGCTGCCGTATGCGCGGGAGAACGACATTGGCGTGCTCGTGTACAGCCCGCTGGGCAGCGGCCTGCTGACCGGGTCCCTCACAGCGGAGACGACGTTCGAGAAGGCCGACTGGCGTTCGCAGTCTTCGGCGTTCACCGGCGAGACCTTCCGGCGCAACCTCGCCATCGTCGACAGGCTCAAGGAATTCGCCGCGGACAAGGGAATCTCGGTCAGCCAGCTCGCGATCGCCTGGACGCTCGCCCGGCCGGGTGTGCACGTCGCGATCGTGGGCGCGCGCAAGGCGGCCAACATCGAAGCCAGTCTCGCCGCCGCCGATATCGACCTGTCCGCGGACGAGCTCGCGGAGATCGACCGCCTCACCGCAGACGCCGTCCCCGTCGCGGGCGCGAGTCCCGAAGGCATCGCCTAG
- a CDS encoding MFS transporter produces the protein MTSLREPLRHHNFRWLVGGRTFGEFGNAVAPLALAFAVIDLTGSAVDIGIVVGARSVASVVLLLFGGVLADRLPRSVILQGTELAATLTQAVIAASVLCGFASIPLLVGLSVVNGAVAAISAPASASLTPLTVPATLLAQANALGRLLSNSGRIAGAGLGGILVTAVGPGWALGGNALLFLGSALSYRRIRLSRRERLPGSRPLAELAEGWREFRSRTWVWVVVVQFMVVNAVIAGGIAVLGPVVADSSFGRSGWGFALAAQTIGSLVGGILVARWQPRRALFVGVAVILFEAPPLILLGQAPWLPLLLAAMFVSGLAIEQFVVAWDVSLQENVPEDKLARVYSYDMLGSFIALPLGQMAAGPAAQHFGVSTTLLACAALVVAATCLALCSGQVRGLVRKTHATHP, from the coding sequence GTGACCTCGCTGCGAGAACCCCTGCGTCACCATAACTTCCGCTGGCTGGTCGGCGGCCGCACGTTCGGGGAGTTCGGCAACGCCGTCGCCCCGCTCGCGCTGGCGTTCGCGGTGATCGACCTGACCGGTTCGGCGGTGGACATCGGCATCGTCGTCGGCGCCCGTTCGGTGGCGAGCGTGGTCCTGCTGCTGTTCGGCGGGGTACTGGCGGACCGGCTGCCCCGGTCGGTGATCCTGCAGGGCACCGAGCTCGCCGCCACGTTGACCCAGGCGGTCATCGCGGCGAGTGTCCTTTGCGGATTCGCGTCGATCCCGCTGCTGGTCGGCCTGAGCGTGGTCAACGGCGCCGTCGCCGCGATCTCCGCGCCCGCTTCGGCTTCGCTCACCCCGTTGACGGTGCCCGCCACCCTGCTGGCGCAGGCCAACGCACTGGGCAGGCTGCTCTCGAACTCCGGCAGGATCGCCGGCGCCGGACTCGGCGGCATCCTGGTCACCGCGGTCGGCCCCGGCTGGGCACTCGGCGGGAACGCGCTGCTGTTCCTGGGCTCCGCCCTGTCCTACCGGCGTATCCGGCTCAGCCGCCGCGAACGGCTCCCCGGCAGCCGCCCGCTGGCGGAACTCGCTGAAGGCTGGCGCGAGTTCCGGTCACGGACCTGGGTGTGGGTCGTGGTCGTGCAGTTCATGGTGGTGAACGCCGTCATCGCGGGCGGGATCGCGGTACTCGGCCCCGTCGTCGCCGACAGCAGTTTCGGCCGCTCCGGCTGGGGATTCGCCCTCGCCGCGCAGACGATCGGCTCGCTCGTCGGCGGGATCCTCGTTGCCCGCTGGCAGCCGCGGCGCGCGCTGTTCGTCGGGGTCGCGGTGATCCTTTTCGAAGCGCCGCCGTTGATCCTCCTCGGCCAGGCGCCGTGGCTGCCGCTGCTGCTGGCGGCCATGTTCGTCTCCGGCCTGGCGATCGAGCAGTTCGTGGTGGCCTGGGACGTCTCGCTGCAGGAGAACGTGCCCGAGGACAAACTCGCGCGCGTCTATTCCTACGACATGCTCGGTTCCTTCATCGCCCTTCCCCTCGGCCAGATGGCGGCCGGGCCGGCCGCGCAGCACTTCGGGGTCAGCACGACCCTGCTCGCTTGCGCCGCGCTGGTCGTGGCCGCCACCTGTCTCGCCCTGTGCAGCGGACAGGTGCGGGGCCTTGTCCGGAAAACCCACGCCACCCACCCCTGA
- a CDS encoding D-2-hydroxyacid dehydrogenase translates to MIASETPVLAVLCGDTRPPDMRAIEAEAVVRYTDEAGLADALSGADAFFVYDFLSTAVPGAWHAADRLRWLHIASAGVDPVLFPGVQQSDVVLTNSRGVFDGAIAEYVLGVVLAFAKDFARSWDLQRQKRWKHRESERISGRRVLVVGTGPIGRSIARMLRAAGMSVAGVGRRPREGDPDFGAVYASSDLGSHLPEADYVVAVAPLTEQTKGMFDAEAFAAMKPGARFVNVGRGELVVTSDLVGALRDGSLGGAALDVFDTEPLPPESPLWTMENVLISPHMSGDFVGWRNTLVEVFADNFRRWRAGEPLRNVVDKQLGYVPSETLRQG, encoded by the coding sequence GTGATCGCTTCGGAGACCCCGGTGCTGGCCGTGCTCTGCGGAGACACGCGCCCACCGGACATGCGCGCTATCGAAGCTGAAGCGGTGGTTCGTTACACCGACGAGGCGGGCTTGGCCGACGCGTTATCCGGAGCGGACGCGTTCTTCGTCTACGACTTCCTCTCGACCGCCGTTCCTGGTGCCTGGCACGCGGCCGACCGGCTGCGCTGGCTGCACATCGCCAGCGCGGGCGTCGACCCAGTGCTCTTCCCAGGGGTGCAGCAGAGTGACGTCGTGCTCACGAACTCGCGTGGCGTGTTCGACGGGGCGATAGCCGAGTACGTCCTCGGGGTCGTCCTCGCGTTCGCCAAGGATTTCGCCCGTTCGTGGGACCTGCAGCGACAGAAGCGGTGGAAGCACCGGGAGAGCGAACGGATCTCGGGCAGGCGGGTCCTCGTGGTGGGCACCGGGCCGATCGGCCGGTCGATCGCGAGGATGCTGCGGGCGGCCGGGATGTCGGTGGCGGGTGTCGGACGCCGTCCTCGTGAGGGCGATCCCGACTTCGGAGCGGTGTACGCCTCTTCGGACTTGGGCAGTCACCTTCCCGAGGCGGACTACGTCGTCGCGGTCGCACCGCTGACCGAGCAGACGAAGGGCATGTTCGATGCCGAGGCCTTCGCCGCGATGAAGCCCGGCGCGCGGTTCGTCAACGTCGGCCGTGGCGAACTGGTGGTCACTTCGGACTTGGTCGGCGCACTGCGGGACGGGTCGCTCGGGGGCGCGGCGCTCGACGTCTTCGACACCGAGCCGCTGCCACCCGAAAGTCCTTTGTGGACTATGGAGAACGTGCTGATCTCGCCGCATATGTCGGGCGACTTCGTCGGCTGGCGTAATACTCTGGTAGAGGTGTTCGCGGACAACTTCCGTCGCTGGCGTGCGGGGGAGCCGCTGCGCAACGTCGTGGACAAGCAGCTCGGATACGTGCCGTCGGAGACGCTTCGCCAAGGTTAG
- a CDS encoding helix-turn-helix domain-containing protein: MSESPALDGLRVLAHPIRLRVLSLLTGVAMSAAEVARELGETQANVSYHLRRLHEAGLLDIVEEVRIRGGLAKRYRHDPESGSWFTSTNPHEEQLLLATMAEELKRRGEFRVPGQRGSTTDTEIWVDRETWEKALEQARELGELLHSAAKPPRTRGTIPVSATVSMFEMRRR; encoded by the coding sequence ATGTCCGAGTCCCCCGCCCTCGACGGATTGCGCGTCCTCGCCCATCCCATCCGGTTGCGCGTTCTGTCGCTTTTGACCGGTGTCGCGATGAGCGCGGCCGAGGTCGCCCGCGAACTCGGTGAGACACAAGCGAATGTCAGCTATCACCTGCGACGGCTGCACGAGGCAGGACTGCTCGACATCGTCGAAGAGGTGCGGATCCGGGGCGGGCTGGCGAAACGCTACCGGCACGATCCGGAGTCGGGATCGTGGTTCACGTCGACGAATCCGCACGAGGAACAGCTGCTCCTCGCGACGATGGCCGAAGAGCTCAAGCGGCGCGGCGAGTTCCGCGTCCCCGGTCAACGGGGTTCGACGACCGACACGGAGATCTGGGTCGATCGCGAGACCTGGGAGAAGGCGCTCGAGCAAGCTCGTGAACTGGGCGAGCTTCTGCACTCGGCCGCGAAGCCACCCCGCACCCGTGGCACGATCCCGGTCAGCGCGACGGTTTCGATGTTCGAAATGAGGCGACGGTGA
- the pqqB gene encoding pyrroloquinoline quinone biosynthesis protein PqqB encodes MRVILLGTAAGGGFPQWNCACALCVSDAPPRTQDCVAVSADGKGWYLLNASPDIRAQILATPALRAGPGPREIPLRGVLLTDAELDHSLGLLLLREAGGLPVWAPDAVLGALSEQFPARSIIDGYGGWDWLPSSEVSIDGLRVSALPVSDKRPKYARSSAEDGPWVVAYRIEDVETGGVLVYAPCLKSWPDGFDDFTRDAGLVLLDGTFYAPDEMSGATATKVGDGAQLAMGHLPITGSLAKLRPGPRWAYTHLNNTNPVVDPSSPEHAAVLDGGASLPLDGSEFKL; translated from the coding sequence ATGAGGGTGATCCTGCTCGGCACCGCGGCGGGCGGCGGATTCCCGCAATGGAACTGCGCCTGCGCGCTCTGCGTTTCGGACGCGCCGCCGCGGACGCAGGACTGTGTCGCGGTGAGCGCGGATGGCAAGGGCTGGTACCTGCTCAACGCGTCACCGGACATCCGCGCGCAGATCCTCGCCACACCCGCGCTGCGGGCGGGACCGGGGCCGCGGGAGATCCCGCTGCGCGGGGTGCTGCTCACCGATGCCGAGCTCGATCATTCGCTCGGCCTGCTTCTGCTGCGGGAAGCGGGCGGGCTTCCGGTGTGGGCGCCGGACGCCGTTCTGGGTGCACTGTCCGAGCAGTTCCCCGCACGGTCGATCATCGACGGCTACGGCGGCTGGGACTGGCTGCCGTCGTCGGAGGTCTCCATCGACGGGCTCCGGGTGAGCGCGCTTCCCGTGAGTGACAAGCGGCCGAAGTACGCGCGCTCGTCCGCTGAGGACGGTCCATGGGTGGTGGCGTACCGGATCGAAGACGTCGAGACCGGCGGTGTTCTCGTCTACGCGCCTTGTCTGAAGAGCTGGCCGGACGGATTCGACGACTTCACTCGCGATGCCGGACTAGTGTTGCTGGACGGGACCTTCTACGCGCCGGACGAGATGTCGGGCGCCACCGCGACCAAGGTCGGCGACGGTGCCCAGCTGGCCATGGGACATTTGCCGATCACCGGCAGCCTCGCGAAGCTCCGGCCCGGCCCGCGTTGGGCGTACACCCACCTGAACAACACGAATCCGGTGGTCGATCCGTCTTCGCCGGAGCACGCCGCCGTACTGGACGGCGGCGCCTCACTTCCCTTGGATGGCAGCGAATTCAAGCTCTAG